Proteins encoded in a region of the Acidobacteriota bacterium genome:
- a CDS encoding Uma2 family endonuclease: MTWDEVLNNPFLKDLPFKIETNQFGQILMSPASNRHGIIQSDVGFEVRRRKKNGKVITECSVDTSDGVKVADIAWASEDFIAEYGDVTPYPKAPEICIEVVSPSNSKKEIEHKVGLYLAKGALEVWVVNSKKEISFYSHTGKIKKSKLVPSIKL; this comes from the coding sequence ATGACTTGGGATGAGGTGCTTAACAATCCATTTTTGAAGGACTTGCCGTTTAAGATCGAAACGAACCAATTCGGCCAAATCCTGATGAGTCCGGCGTCGAATCGCCATGGGATTATTCAATCCGATGTTGGGTTTGAAGTTCGTCGTCGAAAGAAAAATGGAAAGGTTATTACCGAGTGTTCGGTAGATACTTCTGATGGGGTGAAAGTCGCTGACATCGCCTGGGCTTCAGAAGATTTCATTGCCGAATATGGTGATGTCACACCTTATCCGAAAGCGCCTGAAATTTGTATCGAAGTCGTTTCTCCTTCCAACTCTAAAAAAGAAATCGAACACAAAGTTGGGCTTTATCTTGCAAAAGGTGCCTTGGAAGTGTGGGTTGTGAATAGCAAAAAGGAAATTTCTTTTTACTCTCACACTGGCAAAATCAAAAAATCCAAGCTTGTTCCAAGCATTAAACTTTGA
- a CDS encoding DsbA family protein translates to MTPGVVMRSAFFATVAAILLLGTSPVRAQTRSSAKTVPMTESVSKTQRETIENVIREYLLRNPTVIRDAMQALQAQEEMERQQRAASNLKSLESDLYSAPDSPTAGNPKGDVTIVVFFDYNCGHCKNSVPALQALLSKDHSIRVVYKEYPILGPQSQVAALAALAAHRQGQYSAFHLGLMESDGVSGDVIKGISDRLRLNYATLQQDMADPKLTDALNRNFRLASALEISGTPAYIIGHQIIRGAIDPDSLAKIVASERAQLITAKAAGEPANRLK, encoded by the coding sequence ATGACACCTGGAGTTGTTATGCGATCTGCTTTTTTTGCGACTGTTGCCGCGATCCTGCTGTTAGGGACTTCCCCTGTGAGGGCGCAGACACGATCTTCGGCCAAAACCGTCCCGATGACAGAATCAGTCTCCAAGACGCAAAGGGAGACGATTGAGAATGTCATTCGAGAATACTTGCTCAGAAATCCGACCGTGATACGCGACGCCATGCAGGCACTGCAGGCACAAGAGGAAATGGAAAGGCAACAAAGAGCCGCCAGCAATTTGAAATCTCTCGAATCGGACCTCTATTCAGCCCCTGACTCGCCAACCGCGGGCAATCCGAAAGGCGATGTCACGATTGTTGTTTTCTTCGACTACAACTGCGGGCATTGCAAGAATTCCGTGCCTGCTCTTCAAGCTCTGTTGTCAAAAGATCATTCGATTCGGGTAGTTTACAAGGAATATCCCATTCTTGGCCCTCAGTCGCAGGTTGCCGCGCTCGCCGCGCTCGCCGCGCACAGGCAGGGACAGTACTCTGCTTTTCACCTGGGCCTAATGGAGTCCGATGGAGTAAGTGGCGATGTCATCAAAGGCATCTCGGATCGCCTGAGGTTGAACTATGCCACCTTACAGCAAGACATGGCCGATCCCAAACTGACTGACGCTCTCAATCGCAATTTCCGTTTGGCGAGCGCGCTCGAAATTAGCGGAACCCCCGCATATATCATTGGCCATCAAATCATTCGTGGAGCCATTGATCCGGATTCTTTGGCGAAAATTGTGGCAAGTGAACGCGCCCAGTTGATCACCGCAAAAGCCGCCGGAGAGCCTGCGAATCGCTTGAAATAA
- a CDS encoding sigma-70 family RNA polymerase sigma factor, protein MRPSSSPTITELLVAWNQGDQEALDQLTPLVYRELHRLAHSYLAGERRGHVLQTTALVNEAFVRLIDWQEVEWQNRAHFFGVAATLMRHILVQFAREQQAAKRGGQAIQVSLSKAAATSTRQNPDLVALDDALTALERLDPRQARTVELRFFGGLSLEEAAEVLAVSVSTVRRDWRMAQAWLHQQLTATT, encoded by the coding sequence ATGAGACCTTCGTCATCACCAACCATTACCGAACTGCTGGTGGCCTGGAACCAGGGAGATCAGGAAGCGCTCGACCAACTGACGCCGCTGGTGTATCGCGAACTGCACCGGTTGGCGCACAGCTATCTGGCCGGCGAACGGCGCGGACACGTGTTGCAAACAACGGCGCTGGTCAACGAGGCGTTTGTGCGGTTGATTGACTGGCAGGAGGTTGAATGGCAGAACCGCGCCCATTTTTTCGGTGTGGCGGCGACGCTGATGCGCCACATCCTGGTGCAATTCGCCCGCGAACAGCAGGCGGCAAAACGTGGCGGTCAGGCCATCCAGGTTTCGCTCTCCAAAGCCGCTGCCACCAGTACGCGGCAGAATCCCGATCTGGTGGCGCTTGATGACGCGCTGACCGCGCTGGAAAGACTCGATCCGCGGCAGGCTCGCACGGTTGAACTGCGTTTCTTTGGTGGGCTTAGCCTGGAGGAAGCCGCCGAAGTGTTGGCCGTTTCCGTCAGTACCGTGCGGCGAGACTGGCGCATGGCACAAGCTTGGTTACATCAGCAATTGACTGCGACAACATGA
- a CDS encoding PD40 domain-containing protein produces MTPERYQRIGRIFDQALELAPEQRAAFLDQACGPKRGDNAELRAEVENLLAHHSESEEFLTCPAMHVAASLLAQNPPTSAAGKQIKHYQLVSLLGAGGMGEVWLARDSQLERNVALKLLPEQFTRSRTLVRRFAQEAKAASALNHPNIITIHEIGETDGTHYIVTEFVEGQMLRKMLAEPLRLPTVLEIAVQVADALIAAHQAGIVHRDLKPENVMVRPDGLVKVLDFGLAKLTDRGEPGAQAPAAVQVNTDPGTVLGTISYMSPEQALAQQLDHRTDIFSFGVMLYEMVTGHRPFQGASNAAIYDAILHHTPAPIANSQPDLPIELQWIIERALEKKPEQRFQTAAELKAALKTLKDDSGAIKADGGAVSQLSRPPNRRGWIPKAAIAAGAMMVLAIAGYWRWFGVRTMQPLALRAASFTQLTRTPGQEIYPSLSPDGKLLVYTSDKAGNWDIYLQRVSGATPINLTKDSAANDIQPAFSPDGEQIVFRSDREGGGIFVMGATGEKVRRLVEGGYNPAWSPDGREVAYSIGSFARPSERGNFPGSLRVVNVATGRTRQVTETDAVQPNWSPHGDRIAYWGIRRGGQRDIWTIGERGGEPVAVTSDSALDWNPVWSPDGRYLYFASDRGGSMNLWRVPIVEQTGKLLGAPEPVTTPATYSGYISFSRDGRHLAYAQVVPQINLQQVSFDPVKARIKAKPVWITQGSRIATDPDFSPDGEWVVFGATGDKQEDLFIVRRDGTGLRQITDDKYKDRAPRWSPDGRQIVFFSDRSGRYEYWLIKPDGSGLRQFSYTSGPSAQAPVWSPDGQRLLCNFATGPPLIVDANQSWPQQTPQTLPAADAPAELMIWSWSADGRKLVGHKDGIYSYSFDAQRYERLTEFGERPNWLNDNQRLLFFAQDKLYLLDSRSRKAQELLSVAPHQFQSLGISRDNRTVYFGLKTSEANLWLASLEAEP; encoded by the coding sequence ATGACTCCCGAACGCTATCAACGCATCGGCCGGATATTTGACCAGGCGCTTGAACTCGCCCCAGAACAACGCGCCGCCTTTCTGGATCAGGCTTGTGGCCCGAAGAGGGGCGATAACGCCGAATTGCGGGCTGAGGTCGAAAACCTGCTGGCCCATCATAGCGAATCCGAAGAATTTCTCACTTGTCCGGCCATGCACGTGGCCGCTTCGCTGCTGGCGCAAAATCCCCCCACTTCAGCCGCAGGCAAACAAATTAAGCACTACCAGCTTGTTTCGCTGCTGGGCGCGGGCGGAATGGGCGAAGTCTGGCTGGCGCGCGACTCACAACTTGAACGCAACGTCGCGCTCAAACTCCTACCCGAGCAGTTCACCCGCAGCCGAACCCTCGTGCGGCGTTTTGCGCAGGAAGCCAAAGCGGCGAGCGCGCTGAACCATCCCAACATCATCACCATTCACGAAATCGGTGAGACCGATGGGACACACTACATTGTCACCGAATTTGTCGAAGGGCAGATGCTGCGAAAAATGTTGGCGGAGCCTTTACGGTTGCCGACTGTGTTGGAAATTGCTGTGCAGGTCGCCGACGCACTCATCGCCGCTCACCAGGCCGGGATCGTACACCGTGACCTCAAACCGGAAAATGTGATGGTGCGCCCTGACGGTTTGGTGAAAGTGCTGGATTTCGGGCTGGCTAAACTGACTGATCGCGGCGAGCCGGGTGCCCAAGCGCCAGCCGCTGTTCAGGTGAATACCGATCCGGGAACCGTGCTGGGAACGATCAGTTACATGTCGCCGGAACAGGCGCTGGCGCAACAACTCGATCATCGGACAGACATCTTCAGTTTCGGAGTGATGTTGTATGAAATGGTCACCGGGCATCGGCCATTCCAGGGCGCGAGTAACGCGGCCATTTACGACGCGATTCTGCATCACACGCCGGCTCCCATCGCGAATTCGCAGCCCGACCTGCCGATAGAATTGCAATGGATCATCGAACGTGCCCTGGAGAAGAAACCGGAGCAGCGTTTCCAGACCGCCGCGGAGCTGAAAGCCGCACTGAAAACGCTCAAAGACGATTCGGGAGCGATCAAGGCGGACGGCGGCGCGGTTTCCCAATTGTCGCGCCCGCCAAATCGGCGCGGCTGGATTCCGAAAGCAGCAATCGCCGCTGGCGCAATGATGGTTCTGGCCATCGCCGGATATTGGCGCTGGTTCGGCGTAAGAACCATGCAGCCGCTTGCGCTGAGAGCCGCCAGTTTCACCCAACTCACCCGAACGCCTGGACAGGAGATTTACCCCAGCCTGTCGCCGGACGGCAAGTTGCTGGTTTACACCAGCGATAAAGCGGGCAATTGGGACATTTACTTGCAGCGAGTGAGCGGAGCGACGCCGATCAATTTAACCAAAGACTCGGCGGCTAACGATATCCAACCGGCCTTTTCTCCCGATGGCGAACAGATCGTGTTTCGTTCGGATCGGGAAGGCGGCGGCATCTTCGTGATGGGCGCGACGGGCGAGAAGGTGCGCCGTCTGGTTGAAGGCGGTTACAACCCTGCGTGGTCGCCGGACGGGCGAGAGGTCGCGTACTCGATCGGCTCCTTTGCCAGACCGAGTGAGCGCGGCAATTTTCCAGGCTCCTTGCGCGTAGTGAATGTCGCCACCGGCAGGACGCGGCAGGTGACAGAAACGGATGCCGTCCAACCCAACTGGTCTCCACACGGCGACAGAATCGCTTACTGGGGAATTCGTCGCGGCGGACAGCGAGACATCTGGACGATTGGGGAGCGTGGCGGCGAGCCGGTGGCGGTGACCAGCGATTCGGCGTTGGATTGGAATCCGGTCTGGTCGCCTGATGGCCGGTACCTGTATTTTGCTTCCGACCGAGGCGGCAGCATGAACCTGTGGCGTGTTCCGATCGTCGAACAGACGGGAAAACTTTTGGGAGCGCCCGAGCCGGTCACGACTCCGGCGACTTATAGCGGTTACATCAGCTTTTCGCGCGACGGGCGGCATCTGGCCTATGCGCAGGTCGTCCCTCAGATCAATCTACAGCAAGTCAGCTTTGATCCTGTCAAAGCGAGGATCAAAGCAAAACCAGTCTGGATCACACAAGGTTCCCGCATCGCTACCGATCCCGATTTCTCTCCGGACGGTGAATGGGTTGTCTTCGGTGCGACTGGGGACAAACAAGAAGACCTTTTTATCGTGCGCCGCGACGGCACGGGCTTGCGGCAAATCACCGATGACAAATACAAAGACCGTGCACCGCGCTGGTCGCCGGACGGGCGACAGATCGTCTTTTTCTCGGACCGGAGCGGACGGTACGAATATTGGTTGATCAAACCGGATGGCAGCGGGCTGCGGCAATTCAGTTACACATCAGGGCCAAGCGCACAAGCGCCAGTCTGGTCACCCGATGGCCAGCGGCTGCTCTGCAACTTCGCGACAGGCCCCCCTCTCATCGTTGACGCCAATCAGTCCTGGCCGCAACAAACGCCCCAGACTCTGCCGGCAGCGGACGCCCCAGCAGAGTTGATGATCTGGTCGTGGTCTGCGGACGGACGAAAACTGGTCGGGCACAAGGACGGCATCTACAGTTACTCGTTCGACGCTCAGCGGTACGAGCGCCTGACGGAGTTTGGAGAGCGCCCGAACTGGTTAAACGATAATCAGCGCCTGCTCTTTTTTGCTCAGGACAAGCTCTACCTGCTGGACAGCCGCAGCCGAAAGGCGCAAGAGCTGTTGAGCGTCGCGCCCCACCAGTTTCAGTCCCTCGGCATTTCCCGCGATAACCGCACCGTCTATTTCGGCCTGAAAACGTCCGAAGCAAACCTCTGGCTGGCGTCTTTAGAAGCTGAGCCTTAA
- a CDS encoding transposase, which translates to MKITAIGVDVAKDHLDIHVRPTGESWCVVHRSEQFPALIARLKDLAPERIIVEATGGLETLLATQLAAAGLPVVVINPRQARDFAKATGQLAKTDPVDARVLAHFGEALQPPVRSLPDEETRALEALLTRRRQLVEMMVAEKNRYATLARQPKLQKNVAEHIAWLKQHIADLDDELKTRLEQSPVFCKNDRLLQSVPGIGDVTSRTLLAFLPELGKLPHKQIGALVGVVPYARQSGHWQGEAHIRGGRSEVRTVLYMATLSAIRHNPTIKTFYQHLLAQGKKKKVALTACMHKLLTTLNAIVSHQEEWNPPQTSAATS; encoded by the coding sequence ATGAAAATCACTGCGATTGGTGTTGATGTTGCGAAAGATCATCTCGACATCCACGTTCGTCCGACCGGAGAATCGTGGTGTGTCGTTCATCGTTCTGAACAATTTCCCGCCTTGATTGCGCGGCTCAAAGACCTGGCTCCTGAACGGATCATTGTAGAAGCCACAGGCGGTTTGGAAACTTTGCTCGCCACTCAACTGGCAGCCGCAGGATTGCCCGTTGTTGTGATCAATCCTCGGCAAGCCCGCGATTTTGCCAAAGCGACCGGCCAGTTAGCGAAAACTGATCCGGTAGACGCTCGCGTGCTGGCGCATTTCGGGGAAGCCTTGCAACCGCCCGTGCGTTCCTTGCCAGACGAAGAAACACGCGCTTTAGAAGCCTTGCTCACCCGCCGCCGCCAACTGGTGGAGATGATGGTTGCTGAAAAGAACAGATATGCGACCCTGGCACGCCAACCAAAATTACAAAAGAATGTTGCTGAACACATCGCCTGGCTCAAGCAGCACATCGCCGATCTGGACGACGAACTCAAAACCAGGCTCGAACAAAGCCCGGTCTTTTGCAAAAACGACCGTCTGTTACAAAGCGTGCCAGGCATTGGTGATGTGACCTCTCGAACGCTGCTGGCATTTCTACCGGAACTGGGGAAACTACCCCATAAACAAATCGGAGCCTTGGTCGGCGTCGTGCCTTACGCCCGCCAAAGTGGCCACTGGCAAGGCGAAGCTCATATCCGCGGAGGCCGGAGCGAAGTTCGAACCGTACTCTATATGGCGACGCTTTCCGCCATACGTCACAACCCGACCATCAAGACTTTTTATCAACACCTGCTGGCCCAGGGCAAAAAGAAGAAAGTTGCTCTGACCGCCTGCATGCACAAACTGCTGACCACCCTGAATGCAATTGTGAGTCACCAAGAAGAATGGAACCCGCCGCAGACCTCTGCTGCGACCTCTTGA
- a CDS encoding PQQ-like beta-propeller repeat protein: MRKLIFALLLAALAILAVSKTANQLSVDAAASSNWAQWRGPDSQGISYDKNLPTEWSDTKNVLWKAELPGKGFSQPIIWGNKIFLTTDIEGGPAPATHKAPKHMLGDKEYQHPDWDSVDKLHTFKTLCLNRDTGKILWEQISYSGTVFDYRHKRGNYAAPTAVTDGKYVITYFGSEGIYCYDFNGKLIWKKNIGNIDTFGMGVGASPVLYENLVIFVCDQNLAVPKDSFMVALDKKTGNQVWRVARPIQGSWFTPVITKTAGRAEMITSGNEFLISYDPATGKELWRTSGLKSHAIATPVIGHGLAILSSGYPSKVVTAVRLGASGNLDGTDNIAWKYNKGTAYVPSPILYGDYVYLMNDQGALTCLDAKTGKVVYEGGRVPVNAKFYGASPVAFEDKILLTNDDGETFVIKAGPKHEVLGTNTIGEPCRTSIAIADGKLFIRGDKHLFCIGKKG; the protein is encoded by the coding sequence ATGAGAAAACTGATTTTCGCGCTGCTTTTGGCAGCTTTGGCAATTTTGGCCGTCAGCAAAACGGCAAACCAGCTTTCGGTGGACGCCGCCGCAAGCTCGAACTGGGCACAATGGCGCGGCCCGGATTCGCAGGGCATTTCCTACGACAAAAACCTGCCAACCGAATGGAGCGACACCAAAAACGTTTTGTGGAAAGCGGAGCTTCCCGGCAAAGGGTTTTCGCAGCCGATTATTTGGGGAAACAAGATTTTCCTGACAACGGATATCGAAGGTGGCCCGGCGCCGGCTACGCACAAAGCTCCGAAACACATGCTGGGCGACAAAGAGTATCAGCATCCGGATTGGGACAGTGTTGACAAGCTTCACACCTTCAAAACGCTTTGCCTGAATCGAGACACCGGCAAGATTCTGTGGGAACAAATTTCGTATTCCGGGACGGTTTTCGATTACCGCCACAAACGTGGCAATTACGCTGCGCCGACCGCGGTCACGGATGGCAAATACGTCATCACCTATTTCGGCTCCGAAGGCATTTACTGTTACGATTTCAACGGCAAGCTGATTTGGAAGAAAAACATCGGCAACATTGACACCTTCGGAATGGGCGTGGGCGCTTCGCCAGTGTTGTATGAAAACCTGGTCATTTTCGTCTGCGATCAGAATCTGGCTGTGCCCAAAGATTCTTTTATGGTTGCGCTGGACAAAAAGACTGGCAATCAGGTTTGGCGCGTCGCTCGCCCAATCCAGGGAAGCTGGTTTACGCCCGTCATCACCAAAACTGCCGGGCGCGCGGAAATGATCACCAGCGGCAATGAATTCCTGATTTCGTACGATCCGGCGACTGGCAAAGAGTTGTGGCGCACCAGTGGGTTGAAAAGCCACGCCATCGCCACGCCCGTCATCGGCCACGGACTGGCGATCTTGTCTTCGGGTTATCCCAGCAAAGTCGTCACTGCCGTTCGCCTGGGAGCTTCCGGCAATTTGGACGGCACGGACAACATCGCCTGGAAATACAACAAGGGAACGGCGTATGTGCCTTCGCCGATTTTGTACGGGGATTATGTGTACCTGATGAACGACCAGGGCGCGCTGACCTGCCTGGATGCGAAAACCGGCAAAGTCGTTTACGAAGGCGGCCGTGTGCCGGTCAACGCCAAGTTTTACGGCGCTTCGCCCGTGGCATTTGAAGACAAGATTTTGTTGACCAACGACGACGGCGAAACCTTCGTCATCAAAGCCGGGCCGAAACACGAAGTGCTGGGGACGAATACGATTGGTGAACCTTGCCGAACTTCGATTGCCATCGCCGACGGAAAACTCTTCATTCGCGGCGACAAACATCTGTTCTGCATCGGAAAGAAAGGGTAA
- a CDS encoding PQQ-binding-like beta-propeller repeat protein → MKPTTTPILLVLLCLAGALTCLAQTTNWPQFRGPNGSGISTEKNLPDQWSADKNIQWKTPLPGRGHSSPVVWGNRIFLTTDIEGDIVPGAKAVEHVRSGKVWVHPDAMSGNRKHTLKVICLDRATGKILWEQVAYEGTVYDDRHRKNTYASGTPVTDGKFVYAFFEAEGLYCYDFNGKLVWKTNIGKISKVGMGPGTSPVLYRDLIILQCDLEDGGPQLSFISAVDKRTGKEVWRVKRDHRKTHATPLIVHSGNHDELITNGWETVVAYDPATGKELWSCEGVRGWGIPSPVANDEMVFLAAGYPNKRAMGIKFGGSGNLTGTKNLVWSYDKGTAYVASPILYGEYLYLISDKGILTCIEAKTGEIKYEGGRVPIPASFSASPVAFDGKLFLTSEDGDTFVIKAGPKHEVLGTNSLDEPVLASPAIAAGKIFIRGEKNLYCIGK, encoded by the coding sequence ATGAAACCAACTACCACCCCGATCTTACTCGTCCTTCTTTGCCTGGCAGGCGCATTGACTTGTCTGGCCCAAACGACCAACTGGCCGCAGTTCCGTGGCCCGAATGGCAGCGGCATCTCCACGGAAAAGAACCTGCCTGATCAATGGAGCGCCGACAAAAACATTCAGTGGAAAACGCCTTTGCCGGGACGCGGACATTCTTCGCCCGTCGTGTGGGGAAACCGGATATTTCTGACCACGGACATCGAAGGCGACATCGTTCCCGGCGCAAAAGCCGTCGAGCACGTTCGCAGCGGAAAGGTCTGGGTGCATCCCGATGCCATGTCTGGAAACCGCAAACACACGCTGAAAGTGATTTGCCTGGATCGCGCAACGGGCAAAATCCTGTGGGAACAGGTCGCGTACGAAGGCACTGTGTATGACGACCGCCATCGAAAAAATACATACGCTTCGGGCACACCGGTCACCGACGGCAAGTTTGTCTACGCTTTTTTTGAAGCCGAAGGGCTGTACTGTTACGACTTCAACGGCAAGCTGGTCTGGAAAACAAACATCGGCAAAATCAGCAAAGTCGGCATGGGGCCAGGGACTTCGCCGGTGTTGTACAGAGATTTGATTATTCTGCAATGCGACCTGGAAGACGGCGGGCCGCAATTGTCGTTCATCTCCGCCGTGGACAAACGCACGGGCAAGGAAGTCTGGCGCGTCAAACGCGACCATCGAAAAACACACGCAACGCCGCTGATCGTGCACAGCGGCAATCATGACGAATTGATTACCAACGGCTGGGAAACGGTTGTCGCGTATGACCCGGCAACAGGCAAAGAGTTGTGGAGTTGCGAAGGCGTCAGAGGCTGGGGCATTCCGAGTCCCGTGGCGAATGACGAAATGGTCTTTCTGGCGGCGGGCTATCCGAACAAACGCGCGATGGGCATCAAGTTCGGCGGTTCAGGCAATCTGACCGGCACGAAAAATCTGGTGTGGAGTTATGACAAGGGCACTGCTTACGTCGCGTCGCCGATTCTGTACGGCGAGTACCTGTACTTGATCAGCGACAAAGGCATTTTGACCTGCATCGAAGCCAAAACCGGCGAAATCAAATACGAAGGCGGCAGGGTTCCGATTCCGGCAAGTTTCAGCGCCTCGCCCGTAGCCTTTGACGGCAAGCTGTTTTTGACCAGCGAAGACGGCGATACTTTCGTTATCAAAGCCGGGCCGAAACATGAAGTGCTCGGCACCAATTCGCTGGATGAACCTGTGCTGGCTTCACCCGCCATTGCCGCCGGAAAAATCTTCATTCGCGGCGAAAAGAATCTGTACTGCATCGGCAAATAA
- a CDS encoding GNAT family N-acetyltransferase produces the protein MLSIRRANSEEAAALTDIAFAAKRHWGYPESWIEIWRDDLTITAEFIERNEVFAAIENGELIGFYALVKSEGRTELDHLWVLPEWVGKGIGRQLLAHAMDRASTSGTRQIEIVSDPNAEGFYLKAGAKRIGQVVSTIEGQQRRLPRLAIDTFTTGDALK, from the coding sequence ATGTTGAGCATTCGTCGAGCGAATTCTGAAGAAGCGGCGGCATTGACCGACATTGCCTTCGCCGCCAAACGACACTGGGGGTATCCTGAAAGCTGGATTGAAATCTGGCGCGACGACCTGACGATCACGGCGGAATTTATCGAACGCAACGAAGTGTTTGCCGCCATTGAAAACGGCGAACTGATTGGCTTTTATGCGCTGGTCAAATCAGAAGGCCGAACGGAGCTTGATCATCTGTGGGTTTTACCCGAATGGGTTGGCAAAGGCATCGGTCGCCAACTGTTAGCTCATGCAATGGATCGCGCCTCAACAAGCGGCACCCGGCAAATTGAAATCGTTTCCGATCCAAATGCCGAAGGCTTTTATTTGAAAGCCGGAGCGAAAAGGATTGGTCAAGTTGTTTCCACAATCGAAGGACAGCAGCGACGACTCCCTCGGTTGGCAATTGATACTTTTACGACAGGAGATGCTCTTAAATGA
- a CDS encoding PQQ-binding-like beta-propeller repeat protein translates to MNRKFTLLFSAFVLGLIAFVAFRPVGSNAAPNSNWTAWRGSEGTGVSTETNLPFEWNAETNQNIKWKSALPGRGHSSPIVWGNKIFLTADIEGEVVPGAKAVTHIIEGQEYVHPDSIAADRKHTFKVLCVDRNAGKILWEQLAYSGTVYDGRHRKGSYAAPTMVTDGAHVYAWFGGEGDGLYCYDLNGKLIWKTPIAKIASVGMGPSTSPVMADDVIVLQCDEDEGKKSFIAGVDKKTGKELWRTPRPVQAGWSTPLAIKTAKGTEVVASGFEWIISYEPKTGKELWRVKSFQSNALPTPLAGFGMVYAYSGFPTKKTLAIKLGGSGDVTETHLAWSYDKGTAYIPSSILYGDNLYLMTDRGILTCLDAKTGKMIYEGGRIPVPATFTASPVAFDGKILLTSEDGDTYVVKAGPKHEILATNSVGEPVYASPAISDGMIFIRGEKNLFCISNKK, encoded by the coding sequence ATGAATCGAAAATTCACTCTGCTGTTTTCAGCTTTCGTTTTGGGCTTGATCGCCTTTGTTGCTTTCAGGCCTGTTGGCAGTAATGCCGCGCCAAATTCCAACTGGACGGCTTGGCGGGGTTCCGAAGGCACAGGCGTTTCCACGGAAACCAACCTTCCCTTTGAATGGAACGCCGAAACCAACCAAAACATCAAATGGAAATCGGCGTTGCCCGGTCGCGGGCATTCGTCGCCGATTGTCTGGGGCAACAAAATCTTTTTGACTGCGGACATCGAAGGCGAGGTCGTTCCCGGCGCCAAAGCCGTTACACACATCATCGAAGGCCAGGAATATGTCCATCCGGATTCCATCGCCGCGGATCGCAAACACACCTTCAAGGTGCTGTGCGTGGATCGCAACGCGGGAAAAATCCTGTGGGAACAGTTGGCCTATAGCGGAACGGTGTACGACGGTCGCCACCGCAAAGGCAGTTACGCTGCGCCGACGATGGTCACCGATGGAGCGCACGTTTACGCCTGGTTCGGTGGCGAAGGCGACGGGCTGTATTGTTATGACCTGAACGGCAAGCTGATCTGGAAAACGCCGATTGCCAAAATCGCCAGCGTCGGAATGGGGCCGAGCACTTCGCCCGTGATGGCGGATGACGTCATTGTGCTGCAATGCGACGAAGACGAAGGCAAAAAATCCTTCATCGCCGGCGTGGATAAAAAGACAGGCAAGGAATTGTGGCGAACGCCGCGCCCGGTGCAGGCAGGTTGGTCAACGCCGCTGGCGATCAAAACCGCCAAAGGCACGGAAGTCGTCGCCAGCGGATTTGAATGGATCATTTCCTACGAACCCAAAACTGGCAAAGAGTTGTGGCGCGTGAAAAGTTTTCAAAGCAACGCGCTGCCTACGCCGTTGGCCGGATTTGGAATGGTTTACGCGTATTCGGGCTTTCCGACCAAAAAGACGCTGGCCATTAAATTGGGCGGTTCCGGTGATGTGACGGAAACCCATTTGGCGTGGAGCTACGACAAGGGCACGGCCTACATTCCGTCTTCGATTCTATATGGCGACAATCTGTACTTGATGACCGACCGAGGCATTCTGACTTGTCTGGACGCCAAAACCGGAAAGATGATTTATGAAGGTGGACGCATTCCCGTGCCTGCGACGTTTACGGCTTCGCCCGTTGCGTTTGACGGAAAAATCCTGCTGACCAGCGAAGACGGCGACACTTACGTCGTCAAAGCCGGGCCGAAGCACGAAATTCTGGCGACGAATTCCGTTGGCGAACCCGTCTATGCTTCGCCAGCGATTTCCGATGGAATGATTTTCATTCGCGGCGAGAAGAACCTGTTTTGCATCAGCAATAAAAAGTAG